One window of Leptospiraceae bacterium genomic DNA carries:
- a CDS encoding mechanosensitive ion channel family protein, giving the protein MNFEFFQKTFYGNLISDWLIAAVIILSSLVIAKILYWLFKHTIARLTSKTKTRIDDIIVDMMEEPVSLAVILIGFHFAFEVLTVSPAVDSLKGKVFQFLFILNVAWLIERLVNSLFENYLVPLSEETENDLDDIIVPIVQKGTAFTIWALGIIVGLNNAGYDVGAVLAGLGIGGLAFAIAAKDTVSNMFGGLTIFIDKPFVKGDRVKVKGVDGKIHDIGLRTTKLETMDGRRLTIPNSAFIDNPVENISSEPTRKIVQTIKLAHTNNYTKVNEAILFIKGILEKNKNIEKEKSIVSFIAIEDTGFVIQLIYFILPKSSKEIFDTQTDVNSEILTTFEQNWIKLSYNVIPKQ; this is encoded by the coding sequence ATGAACTTTGAGTTTTTTCAGAAGACGTTTTATGGGAATTTGATTTCGGATTGGTTGATTGCGGCTGTAATTATACTTAGCTCGCTTGTTATTGCGAAAATTCTTTATTGGCTTTTTAAGCATACGATAGCGCGTCTAACTTCCAAAACCAAGACTAGGATAGACGATATCATTGTTGATATGATGGAAGAGCCTGTTTCGTTAGCTGTTATCCTCATCGGATTTCATTTTGCCTTTGAAGTGCTCACTGTATCACCTGCCGTTGATTCTCTGAAAGGAAAAGTATTTCAATTTTTATTTATTTTAAATGTAGCCTGGTTGATTGAAAGACTTGTGAATTCTCTATTTGAAAATTATCTAGTTCCTCTTTCCGAAGAAACAGAAAATGACTTGGATGATATTATCGTTCCGATTGTGCAAAAGGGAACTGCATTTACCATCTGGGCTCTTGGTATAATCGTTGGTCTTAACAACGCAGGCTATGATGTAGGTGCGGTGCTTGCCGGACTTGGTATTGGAGGTCTTGCATTTGCGATAGCCGCAAAGGATACAGTCTCGAATATGTTTGGCGGATTAACGATATTTATCGACAAGCCATTTGTCAAAGGCGATCGTGTGAAAGTGAAAGGGGTGGATGGGAAGATTCATGATATTGGTTTACGCACTACAAAATTAGAAACGATGGATGGGCGGCGGCTAACAATCCCTAACTCTGCTTTCATTGATAATCCGGTGGAAAATATTTCTTCAGAGCCAACTCGAAAAATTGTGCAGACGATTAAGCTTGCGCATACTAACAATTACACCAAGGTAAATGAAGCAATTCTTTTTATCAAAGGAATTTTGGAGAAAAATAAAAATATCGAAAAAGAAAAGTCAATCGTTAGCTTTATTGCCATTGAAGATACGGGATTTGTTATCCAGTTGATTTATTTTATTCTTCCTAAGTCTTCCAAAGAAATATTTGATACACAAACAGATGTGAATTCAGAAATACTAACTACCTTTGAACAAAATTGGATTAAGCTTTCTTACAATGTTATTCCTAAACAATGA
- the guaA gene encoding glutamine-hydrolyzing GMP synthase, whose amino-acid sequence MNHSKKLGVVDFGGQYAHLISSRVRRLGAYTEILSNEESLEKYKEYAGLILSGGPNSVYEKDSPQIDSKVLELGIPILGICYGHQLIMKILGGKVESSANREYGPAILEVEDNTPFIVNGFTAKEKIWMSHGDEVVALPSGFKPFGRTDHCRYAGVFNDTKKIYGIQFHPEVTHSEKGLVFLGNFISICGLSNTWSIQQFLEAKISEIKAEAKDNNVFMLISGGVDSTVSYLLLAKALGAERVKGLLIDTGFMRFNEVENLRHKLHDLGVDLLVSDESERFYSALHQKSEPEEKRKIIGQLFIDCKNDVADKFHLAESKWLLGQGTIYPDTIESGGTKHSHKIKTHHNRVQAVLDLMEKGRVLEPIRDLYKDEVRELGTMLGLEKNWVIRHPFPGPGLAVRMLSSHEYHGFNNQEGLEKVISRYPQLHSKILPVQSVGVQGDQRSYSACVVLSDSLADWGKYDEASSLITNLVKGVNRIVLLPFVKDLSKVEFHFSKVELDRSHSDILREVDDIVWNHLVENNLVEAIWQMPVVLVPVGSELGKFSIVLRPVESQEAMTANFYPMDRNVLQALCAKIQKVKNISYVFYDITHKPPGTIEWE is encoded by the coding sequence ATGAATCATAGTAAAAAATTAGGCGTCGTAGATTTTGGCGGGCAATACGCTCATTTAATTTCCTCAAGAGTTCGAAGGCTCGGAGCATACACAGAAATTCTTTCGAACGAAGAGAGTTTAGAAAAGTATAAAGAATACGCAGGATTAATTCTCTCCGGCGGACCGAATAGCGTATACGAAAAAGATTCCCCGCAGATTGACTCTAAAGTATTAGAGCTAGGCATTCCGATTTTAGGAATTTGCTACGGACATCAACTCATTATGAAAATTCTAGGTGGCAAAGTAGAATCGTCGGCTAACAGAGAGTATGGTCCTGCAATCTTAGAAGTTGAGGATAACACACCGTTTATCGTAAATGGATTTACTGCTAAAGAAAAAATCTGGATGAGCCATGGAGACGAAGTAGTTGCACTTCCTTCCGGGTTTAAGCCATTCGGTCGAACGGATCATTGCCGTTATGCGGGAGTATTTAACGACACAAAAAAAATCTATGGTATCCAATTTCATCCCGAAGTCACTCACTCCGAAAAAGGATTAGTGTTTCTCGGAAATTTCATTTCCATTTGTGGGCTTTCTAACACATGGAGCATACAGCAATTTTTAGAAGCTAAGATTTCTGAAATCAAAGCGGAGGCTAAAGACAATAATGTGTTCATGCTTATTTCCGGTGGAGTTGATTCTACAGTATCCTATTTGCTACTCGCGAAAGCGCTCGGTGCTGAGAGAGTCAAAGGGTTGTTAATCGACACTGGATTTATGCGATTCAATGAAGTTGAAAATCTCCGTCATAAACTGCATGACTTAGGCGTTGACCTACTCGTCTCAGATGAATCGGAGAGATTCTATTCTGCTCTACATCAAAAATCGGAGCCGGAAGAAAAACGAAAGATTATTGGTCAGCTATTTATTGATTGTAAAAACGATGTAGCCGATAAATTCCATTTGGCGGAATCCAAATGGCTTTTGGGGCAAGGCACTATTTACCCCGATACAATTGAAAGCGGTGGAACCAAGCACTCTCATAAAATCAAAACTCACCACAACCGTGTGCAAGCGGTGCTTGATCTAATGGAAAAGGGAAGAGTCCTCGAACCAATTCGAGATTTATATAAAGACGAAGTGCGTGAACTTGGAACGATGCTAGGACTAGAAAAAAACTGGGTTATCCGTCATCCATTTCCGGGACCCGGACTCGCTGTTCGAATGCTTTCTTCTCATGAGTATCATGGGTTTAATAACCAGGAAGGATTAGAAAAGGTAATTTCTCGTTATCCACAGCTTCACTCTAAAATTCTTCCTGTTCAATCGGTAGGTGTGCAGGGTGACCAGAGAAGTTATAGTGCCTGTGTGGTTTTAAGTGATTCTCTTGCTGATTGGGGCAAATACGACGAAGCCTCTAGTCTTATTACAAACCTTGTAAAAGGAGTAAACCGAATTGTTTTACTTCCTTTTGTAAAAGATTTATCTAAAGTAGAATTTCATTTTTCGAAAGTAGAACTAGATCGTTCTCACTCAGATATTTTAAGAGAAGTGGATGATATAGTATGGAATCACCTGGTTGAAAACAACTTAGTCGAAGCCATCTGGCAAATGCCTGTTGTCCTCGTGCCCGTCGGATCAGAACTTGGAAAATTTAGCATCGTTCTTCGTCCGGTCGAGTCCCAGGAAGCAATGACCGCAAATTTTTATCCAATGGATAGAAACGTATTACAAGCATTATGCGCTAAAATTCAAAAAGTGAAAAATATTTCGTATGTATTCTATGACATTACCCATAAGCCCCCCGGCACGATAGAATGGGAGTAG
- the queF gene encoding NADPH-dependent 7-cyano-7-deazaguanine reductase QueF yields MKKTISSYEGKQASIRDLKTPELETFTNIYKGNDYTIDFTIPEFTAICPKTGLPDFGTIHISYTPNAECIELKSLKEYILFFRNVGIFHENVVNKIYDDFKSAIKPKHLKVFGDFSVRGGIKTTVKRES; encoded by the coding sequence ATGAAAAAAACAATCTCATCCTATGAAGGAAAACAAGCCTCTATTCGCGATTTAAAAACCCCTGAGCTGGAAACATTTACTAATATTTATAAGGGTAATGATTACACAATTGATTTTACGATTCCAGAATTCACTGCCATCTGCCCTAAGACGGGTCTACCTGATTTCGGAACCATTCATATCAGCTATACTCCAAACGCAGAATGTATTGAACTCAAGAGTCTTAAAGAATATATTTTATTTTTTCGAAATGTTGGAATCTTTCACGAAAACGTAGTCAACAAAATCTACGATGATTTTAAATCAGCGATCAAACCAAAACATCTAAAAGTATTTGGTGACTTCAGTGTGCGAGGTGGAATTAAAACAACAGTCAAGCGTGAATCGTAA
- a CDS encoding PAS domain S-box protein, whose translation MHINPSIPILLVEDDEMLSIVTKESLRKFGYSVFTANTATKAIKEIQTNSAISIVLMDIDLGSEMDGIETANIILSQRDIPLIFISSHTDVETVQKKEAINCYGYILKNSAPIILNTTIKMTIKLFEAKQKARETEITLKQSEAHYRFLFEHGNDAILIVDSNSKFADANPAACNLLGYTHDELLNLSIPDTQLPEDLVEQRLRLDELRMKGKAINIRRFRRKDGSIFLGETNALLRPDNFIQATIRDVTDQKNKEELIETFNKRIQKAHVELLQRQFAIDEHAIVAITDIRGTILYVNEKFCEISQYTGEELLGNNHRIINSGYHPQKFFIEMYATLKQGLAWHGEIRNRAKDGSYYWVATTIAPIKNAEGKIEQYFAIRTDITNRKKAEEELESHQLELEAQYKELETINSELNTVKTRYLDLYDLAPVGYFSTNEKGEIVEANLTLATSLGVDRDSILLQPIFPFICYQDHDNFHYLQQELRRSKKQQSCELRMKKIDGSEFWVRFDAMPFTDIEGTHLIRVAVVNISRRKEVEKELHHYMKDLESLNKTKDKFFNIIAHDLRNPFGGIMGIADLLEEKLLAKKEENYPTLLQYAKLIQTSSRSAFTLLENLLLWARSQTGEININPRNLNLHAMISFTIPIVSVNAFKKNITIESSLSGNPIVCADEFCLSTILRNLLTNAIKFTHPNGIITVTSRELKDCIEISINDTGIGMNSKTLESLFRIDSKSSRVGTNNETGTGLGLILCKEFVEKQGGTITATSEVGFGSTFTFTLPQARSQNS comes from the coding sequence GTGCACATCAATCCATCCATTCCCATTTTGTTAGTCGAAGACGACGAAATGCTAAGTATCGTAACAAAAGAATCTCTACGAAAATTCGGATACTCTGTTTTTACCGCAAATACTGCGACTAAGGCAATTAAAGAAATTCAAACTAACTCTGCAATTTCTATTGTGTTAATGGATATTGATCTTGGCTCTGAAATGGATGGAATCGAAACGGCTAATATTATTTTATCGCAAAGAGATATTCCTTTAATATTTATTTCTAGTCACACCGATGTTGAAACTGTTCAAAAAAAAGAAGCAATCAACTGTTATGGTTATATACTAAAGAATTCCGCTCCTATCATTTTAAATACAACAATCAAGATGACTATAAAACTTTTTGAAGCAAAGCAAAAAGCGAGGGAAACGGAGATTACCCTCAAACAGAGCGAAGCTCATTATCGATTTCTGTTTGAACATGGAAATGATGCAATTCTGATTGTGGATTCAAATTCAAAATTTGCGGACGCAAACCCGGCAGCTTGTAACCTACTCGGCTATACGCATGATGAGCTTTTAAATTTATCGATTCCAGATACGCAACTTCCAGAAGATTTAGTAGAACAACGACTCCGACTCGATGAATTGAGGATGAAAGGAAAAGCAATTAATATTCGCAGGTTTAGGCGTAAAGATGGAAGTATTTTCTTGGGGGAAACGAATGCGTTACTCCGACCTGATAATTTTATACAAGCTACGATTCGAGATGTTACTGATCAAAAAAATAAAGAAGAATTAATTGAAACATTTAATAAAAGAATTCAAAAAGCACATGTTGAATTGCTGCAAAGACAGTTTGCGATTGATGAACATGCAATTGTAGCAATCACTGATATTCGTGGAACAATTCTTTATGTAAACGAAAAGTTTTGTGAAATTTCTCAATATACCGGAGAAGAGCTATTAGGAAATAACCATCGCATTATAAATTCAGGTTATCATCCCCAAAAATTCTTCATTGAAATGTATGCAACTCTAAAACAAGGACTTGCCTGGCATGGAGAAATCAGAAACCGAGCAAAAGATGGCAGCTACTATTGGGTAGCCACTACTATTGCTCCAATCAAAAATGCAGAAGGAAAAATCGAACAATACTTTGCAATTCGAACTGATATTACAAATAGAAAAAAAGCCGAAGAAGAATTGGAATCACATCAATTGGAGTTAGAAGCACAATACAAAGAACTGGAAACAATCAATAGTGAATTGAATACAGTGAAAACACGTTATCTTGATCTCTATGACCTTGCACCGGTTGGCTATTTCAGCACGAATGAAAAGGGAGAGATTGTAGAGGCAAATCTCACATTAGCCACTTCGCTAGGAGTAGATAGAGACTCAATTCTATTGCAACCGATTTTTCCTTTCATTTGCTATCAAGACCATGATAATTTTCATTATCTTCAACAAGAATTACGCCGTTCAAAAAAACAACAATCCTGTGAACTTAGAATGAAAAAAATAGATGGCTCTGAATTCTGGGTAAGATTCGATGCCATGCCTTTTACAGATATCGAAGGAACTCATCTTATAAGAGTAGCTGTAGTAAATATTTCTAGGCGCAAAGAAGTAGAAAAAGAATTGCACCATTATATGAAAGACCTAGAAAGTTTAAACAAAACAAAGGATAAATTTTTTAATATCATAGCGCATGATCTGCGTAATCCGTTCGGTGGAATCATGGGCATTGCCGATCTACTAGAAGAAAAACTTCTAGCCAAAAAGGAGGAAAATTATCCAACTCTTCTGCAATACGCCAAGTTAATCCAAACTTCATCTAGGTCTGCGTTTACCCTTCTAGAAAATTTACTTCTATGGGCAAGATCACAAACGGGTGAAATCAATATTAACCCCCGTAATCTTAACTTACATGCAATGATCTCCTTTACAATTCCCATTGTAAGTGTAAATGCATTCAAAAAGAATATTACGATTGAATCTAGTTTATCAGGAAATCCTATAGTATGCGCAGACGAATTTTGCCTAAGCACGATTTTACGAAATCTTCTGACTAACGCTATAAAATTTACACACCCGAATGGCATAATAACAGTAACCTCCAGAGAGTTGAAAGACTGCATAGAAATTTCGATCAACGATACAGGTATTGGCATGAATTCAAAGACGCTCGAATCCCTTTTCAGAATTGATTCAAAATCAAGTAGAGTAGGAACAAATAATGAAACCGGAACAGGTCTTGGTCTTATCCTTTGTAAGGAATTCGTAGAAAAACAAGGTGGAACTATCACTGCGACGAGTGAAGTAGGATTTGGAAGCACGTTTACTTTTACTTTGCCGCAGGCTCGCTCTCAGAATTCGTAA
- a CDS encoding adenylate cyclase, whose product MKSFLSLVVVFLFLLSCGDASKKTPIASKGILDLRDWNPLAIGDIRKEKIRKTDGEWEFYSKELLTANDFTCDTVRASCEDGKLLRKTLDYIQVPHSWNGHPIKNSTETFSGDGFATYRLTVSLPEQLVGEVLALRSEYQGTAYRIFINAKLTQSVGVIGKEESEAEAMHLPSIGFVHAMTNKLEIIVQVSNYHNRLGGLWNHLYLGRASDVQSYVNQLRGTELFVIGIIFIIWAYHLLIWSIRRKEGSPLFFSLLCLIVLIRLISTSEYLFVETFPSLGYKFYCLLEYGSMYFSVPVAIQYFTLSIKTRQNKYIVYFTYFLASIFMLFTLLTPVKIFSKSAELYQIILLLSIIYLIYSLVYSVAKKIEYSFLSLFGFLVLAATIVQDILYSREVIQTGFYSPYALVVMIFTQAMILSLKFSKAFKKVEELTESLEIKVTERTKELNSSKEDIEALNNFTNVINSYSDLKQIFIEISKYVYQKYNIAAVWLYLPDEKEQYLQTFKIYSHTKIPDNAYQFMEKLQIPLDKDGGISAIVWKRKNPFFAKNSAKLKFPIDREVMNATGSLSLLEVPLLMRNKAIGLMAFSNIESPMQLNKADIKKINVFCSQIAGVVNTVNLLFQTEKQRREIEELNSLIKSLNEDLDIKIIMKKVLAYIGKNFNIQHFGLSSVSSDKQRLKIMDYSLPDFISQEDLKSVINTETRIQTARGAHAIAFKSRKVIYSRVRESILNEEELFLVRLVKAQNLLMIPLILQNEPIGFLDLYNIGELALSKEDITKLSILGEQLAGIIHGSNLFIELQEAKRHAEVAKEQAVIEKKIAMIAQMEAEEERNKSDKLLLNILPELVAEELKEKGSVQPVYFENVTIMFTDFVGFTKIAEDLSPHELIKELDLCFSMFDNVLELYGLEKLKTIGDSYMCAGGIPKVNKTKAVDCCLAALEILSIMNELKDAKKATNVPYWELRIGIHSGPAMAGVVGEKKFAYDIWGDTVNIASRMESSGTPGRINISIKTYEEIKERFDCEYRGKVNAKNKGEVDMFYLNRIKKEYSNDKFGRIPNKKFFERKDFTNSESEPAAK is encoded by the coding sequence ATGAAATCTTTTCTAAGTCTAGTCGTTGTTTTCCTTTTTCTGCTTTCGTGTGGCGATGCGTCTAAAAAAACACCGATTGCAAGCAAAGGAATTTTGGACTTAAGAGATTGGAATCCTTTGGCGATAGGCGACATCCGAAAGGAGAAAATTCGAAAAACTGATGGGGAATGGGAGTTCTATTCGAAGGAATTGCTGACTGCAAATGATTTTACTTGTGACACTGTTCGAGCTTCTTGCGAAGATGGTAAGCTCTTAAGAAAGACGTTAGACTATATACAAGTTCCACATTCTTGGAACGGTCATCCTATAAAAAATTCTACAGAGACTTTCAGTGGAGATGGGTTTGCAACTTATCGCCTAACGGTTTCATTGCCCGAACAATTAGTTGGAGAAGTATTGGCTCTCAGAAGTGAATATCAGGGAACCGCCTATCGCATTTTTATTAATGCTAAATTAACGCAATCTGTAGGTGTCATAGGAAAAGAGGAGAGTGAGGCAGAGGCAATGCATTTGCCCTCGATAGGATTTGTTCATGCAATGACGAACAAATTGGAAATCATCGTTCAGGTTTCGAATTACCACAATCGACTCGGAGGGTTATGGAATCACCTTTATCTAGGACGAGCAAGTGATGTTCAATCTTATGTCAATCAATTGCGAGGGACTGAGTTATTTGTAATCGGAATAATTTTTATTATCTGGGCATATCATTTATTAATCTGGTCGATTCGAAGAAAAGAAGGCTCTCCGTTATTCTTTTCTTTGCTCTGCCTAATCGTTCTTATCCGGTTGATTTCGACAAGTGAATATCTATTTGTAGAAACCTTTCCTAGTCTAGGATATAAGTTTTATTGTCTATTGGAATATGGCTCTATGTATTTTAGTGTTCCTGTGGCTATTCAGTATTTTACTCTAAGCATCAAAACAAGGCAAAATAAATACATCGTATATTTTACCTATTTCCTTGCTTCTATTTTTATGCTATTTACATTATTAACCCCTGTAAAAATATTTTCGAAGTCTGCTGAGTTGTATCAAATTATTCTACTTTTAAGTATTATCTATTTGATTTATTCGCTTGTGTATTCCGTTGCGAAGAAAATAGAATATTCCTTTCTTTCTCTCTTTGGTTTCTTGGTATTAGCCGCTACTATAGTTCAGGATATTCTATATTCACGGGAAGTAATTCAAACAGGATTTTATAGTCCGTATGCGTTAGTCGTTATGATATTTACGCAGGCGATGATTCTATCTTTAAAATTTTCAAAAGCTTTTAAGAAAGTAGAAGAACTCACCGAGTCATTGGAAATAAAAGTAACCGAAAGAACAAAAGAGCTCAACAGTTCGAAAGAAGATATTGAGGCTTTGAATAATTTTACAAATGTAATCAATTCTTACTCTGATCTAAAACAAATATTCATTGAAATTTCGAAATACGTTTACCAGAAGTATAACATCGCAGCGGTTTGGTTGTATTTGCCGGATGAAAAAGAACAATATCTACAGACTTTTAAAATTTATAGTCATACAAAAATACCGGATAACGCCTATCAGTTCATGGAGAAACTGCAAATTCCTTTGGATAAAGATGGAGGTATTTCGGCTATCGTATGGAAAAGAAAAAATCCCTTCTTTGCGAAAAATTCTGCCAAATTGAAATTTCCAATTGATCGTGAAGTTATGAATGCTACTGGATCTCTATCTTTGTTAGAAGTTCCTTTGCTTATGCGTAACAAGGCGATAGGGCTAATGGCTTTTTCCAATATCGAAAGTCCCATGCAATTAAATAAGGCTGATATTAAAAAGATAAATGTATTCTGTTCTCAGATTGCAGGAGTTGTGAATACTGTTAATTTGCTGTTCCAAACTGAAAAACAGAGAAGAGAAATTGAAGAATTAAATTCTCTGATTAAAAGTCTAAACGAAGACCTCGATATAAAAATCATTATGAAGAAAGTGTTAGCATATATAGGAAAGAATTTTAATATTCAACACTTCGGGCTAAGCAGTGTTAGCTCGGATAAACAGAGATTAAAGATAATGGATTATTCTCTTCCTGATTTTATTTCTCAGGAAGATTTAAAGAGTGTAATTAATACAGAAACAAGAATTCAAACTGCCAGAGGCGCGCACGCCATCGCATTCAAATCTAGAAAAGTAATTTATTCTAGAGTAAGAGAATCCATTTTAAATGAAGAGGAATTGTTTCTGGTTAGATTGGTCAAAGCTCAGAATCTACTCATGATTCCACTCATTCTACAAAATGAGCCAATTGGTTTTCTCGATTTATACAACATAGGTGAATTGGCATTATCCAAAGAAGATATTACGAAGCTTTCCATTTTAGGCGAGCAGCTAGCAGGGATTATCCACGGATCAAATCTTTTCATTGAACTACAGGAAGCCAAACGTCATGCAGAGGTAGCAAAGGAGCAAGCTGTAATAGAAAAGAAGATTGCTATGATTGCACAAATGGAAGCAGAGGAGGAGAGGAATAAATCAGACAAATTACTTTTAAATATTCTTCCCGAGCTAGTTGCAGAAGAATTGAAAGAGAAGGGATCGGTTCAGCCTGTTTATTTTGAGAACGTAACGATTATGTTTACTGACTTTGTAGGTTTTACAAAGATTGCAGAGGATTTGAGTCCGCATGAATTAATCAAAGAACTAGATTTATGTTTTTCTATGTTTGATAATGTTCTTGAATTGTATGGACTCGAAAAATTAAAAACGATAGGCGACAGTTATATGTGCGCAGGCGGAATTCCAAAAGTGAATAAAACAAAAGCAGTTGATTGTTGTCTTGCTGCTCTGGAAATTCTCTCAATAATGAATGAATTAAAGGATGCTAAGAAAGCGACTAACGTTCCTTATTGGGAGTTACGCATTGGTATCCACTCCGGTCCTGCGATGGCTGGTGTCGTTGGGGAAAAAAAATTTGCTTACGACATCTGGGGGGACACAGTCAATATAGCAAGTCGTATGGAGTCGAGCGGCACGCCCGGTCGAATCAATATTTCTATTAAAACTTATGAAGAAATCAAAGAGAGATTTGATTGCGAATACAGAGGAAAAGTAAATGCAAAGAATAAAGGTGAGGTAGATATGTTTTATCTGAATCGAATCAAAAAAGAATACTCGAATGACAAATTTGGAAGAATTCCAAACAAGAAATTCTTCGAGAGAAAAGACTTTACGAATTCTGAGAGCGAGCCTGCGGCAAAGTAA
- a CDS encoding phospholipase → MYEKLPSHIHEVWKNLSNMLIAFGEMGDRLDPAKINTYADTLIVKAEELKKSLNELEPTFSLEINSTEYVLTQAASQALQAVARFETARIRPHEILKAYQSFRPMHRSEEILYTLSGRFQEISKHFLHPSQKENKELLARISNLEIANQNDSNAMEKGIIEVNNKRGEHGGYSLYIPEYYKNNTKYPLVVALHGGSGHGADFLWSWLYDARTFGFILAAPTSIDRTWSLHSIATDANRLNKMLTEISTKWNIDTNHILLTGLSDGGTYSMLLSIAHQSPFTHYAPVAAAVHVLLNRSTGTIAAPVKDLPIYQVHGGRDWMFPVASARLAASALKNAGAKIIYKEIPELSHNYPRDENINILKWFYPEGF, encoded by the coding sequence ATGTATGAAAAACTACCATCCCATATTCACGAAGTCTGGAAAAACCTTTCCAATATGCTAATTGCATTTGGTGAAATGGGAGACAGACTCGACCCAGCAAAAATTAATACTTATGCAGATACATTGATTGTAAAAGCAGAAGAGTTGAAAAAATCTTTAAATGAGTTAGAGCCTACTTTTTCTTTGGAAATAAATTCTACAGAGTATGTGCTGACACAAGCAGCTTCTCAGGCACTCCAAGCAGTGGCGCGTTTTGAAACAGCACGAATCAGACCACATGAAATACTGAAGGCATACCAATCTTTTCGTCCGATGCATCGCTCAGAGGAAATTCTTTACACGCTCTCAGGACGCTTCCAAGAAATCAGTAAACATTTCCTGCATCCATCACAAAAAGAGAATAAAGAACTCTTAGCTCGAATCAGTAACTTGGAAATTGCTAATCAGAATGATTCAAATGCAATGGAGAAAGGTATAATAGAAGTAAACAACAAACGAGGAGAGCATGGAGGCTATTCGTTATATATCCCTGAATACTATAAGAATAATACTAAGTATCCGCTTGTAGTTGCTCTTCACGGCGGGTCAGGTCACGGGGCAGATTTTCTTTGGAGTTGGCTTTACGATGCACGGACGTTTGGATTTATACTAGCTGCACCAACTTCAATAGATAGAACTTGGTCACTTCATTCCATTGCAACAGATGCAAATCGATTAAACAAAATGCTCACAGAAATTTCCACAAAATGGAATATTGATACAAATCATATTTTACTTACAGGTCTCTCGGATGGAGGAACGTATTCAATGCTTCTTTCGATTGCACACCAATCACCCTTTACCCACTATGCGCCGGTAGCAGCGGCTGTGCATGTTCTCCTCAACCGTAGCACGGGAACGATTGCTGCGCCAGTAAAAGACCTTCCTATTTACCAAGTCCATGGTGGTCGGGATTGGATGTTTCCAGTGGCTAGTGCCAGATTAGCCGCTTCCGCCCTTAAAAATGCAGGAGCAAAAATCATATATAAAGAAATTCCTGAGCTTTCTCACAATTATCCGCGTGACGAGAATATAAATATATTGAAATGGTTTTATCCGGAAGGGTTTTAG